The following is a genomic window from Eulemur rufifrons isolate Redbay chromosome 20, OSU_ERuf_1, whole genome shotgun sequence.
TACAAGGAtgtctctgttattatttctcatCACCTGTGACTCTACaagtgtttaaataaaaaattgaattaaactaCTTGTAAACAAAACAGCCCCTGCCCTGATAACGTTCACACTTTAGTACATCAACGACTGTATTCAttgctacagagaaaaataaacctcccTGGGAAAGACACAGGAAGGAGGCCATGGCGGGAACTGGAGGGTATTAATCCAGGGTGGTAGACAAGGCAAGGCTTCTTCTAGCCGAGACCCTACTGCTACCTGTCACTTCTCCAACCTCGCTGCTTTCCTCAATTCTTCTCCCTGCCTGGCTTTCAAGTTTTCAAGTCCTTTCTGGCCTCTAACAGTTTAAAGACTCTGTCCTAGGTACCAGGTTTCTCAGCCATTCTCACTTCATCTTTACTGAGAAGTTAGCAGCTAGCATTCCATTGGGCTTGAAGAAAAGTGACTTGCTAATCTCTAGAAGAAGCTGTCAGTCATTGCCAAAAGAAAGGCTACACCAGGCTGGaagcggtggctcaagcctgtaatcctagcactctgagacactgaggcgggaggattgctggagctcagaagtttgagaccagcctgagcaagcgcgagaccccgtctctaccaaaaatagaaaaaaattagctgggtgttgtgatGCACGtccatagtctcagctactcgggatcctgaggcaggaagctaaagcaggaggattgcttgagcccaggagtttgaggctgctgtgagctaggctgacgccacggcactctagcccaggcaacagagtgagactgtctcaaaaaacaaaacaaaacaaaacaaaacaaacaaagaaaaaagaaaacccatgctCCCTCTTTCCACCCTGTGTTCCATGCTGATATGCTTTCTATCCTTGCATGGGAAATTCTTCCCTGGTGAAAGCTTAGGTGAAACCAACTTAACCCTGataataatgacaacaataataTAGACCACCTTCTGGAAGGACCTAGCTGCtcagtttttaaaagcaatagCTGATAACCTAGAGGCTCTATTTTTTAAACTCCAGTGGTATTGTATCATACACACATTTAACTCATggtatttatttcaatttagtagattaggaaaacaaaaaccaatggAGAGTGGTCAGCAAGTCTAGATGATCACATCACCTCATATGACATATACCATCTATGCCTCCAGACTTTATTTCATACATCTACTTAACTACTCTTCTAAGAAATCCTGGAACTGAATCCTAACACTGGAAAGAAAACTGCCCACACTGGACTAAAAGACAGGGCCAAAAAGGAAACCTCATCCTGCTCCCAGATAGCATCACTTGTAAAATGTACCATTATTTTATGTGCCACTAAGATGAGAAAAAGCCATTACCCATTACAGTCACAATGCGTCCTTATCCCACTGACTGTGAGCAGCATTCCAACCTGAAATGTTGtaacatgagaaaatatatttctttaaaatatttcaagagcCAGCTATGAGATGTTGACTATATATCCCACGTGGTCTTAATGAAAGGACTCCTCCATTGCAGATCATGCCAACAAAGAAATGCCACTCAACACCCAGCTCCCACACCTGCCGAAGCCTAGAGGAACCCACCTTCAGGTTGCCCTTGGTGGTAAAAGCTCGCCCACACATGTTGCACACGaaaggcttctctccagtgtgggtGCGCTCGTGGATCTGCAGCGCGCTGGCAGAGGAGAAGTTCTTCCCGCACCGCGTGCAGCCATGTTGCTTGGGCTGTCGGCGTGGCGGGCCTAACAAAGGGGTCATCCCTGGGGACAAGATTGAGGGTCCCACAAACGTGCCAGGAACTTCAACTTTGACACAGGTTGGCTGGGCTCGGATAAATGTTGAAGGGAGACTGCTTCGACCTGGTATgcggaaggggaaaaaaaaaaaaaatccaaaccttTATCTTCCAAcactcattcattcttcaaaataGAAGCCACCTTTAAACTATGCCTAGACACCATCTTTCTTTGATTCTATGATGCAGCTGTTCCCCTATTTTATTAACGACATCAACAGGCACCGCTTAATAgatatgtgcatttaaaatgaGCTAGTCTTTCCTCCCCTCAAGAGTGATTGATTTGTGAACATTACGTTAGGGAGTGAGACCTCAGAATCAAGGAACTATGGCTGATTTCAGTGGCCAAAGAGCAGTGCCCACTTCCCCGAACATATTTCTACTGGAATTTACTTAAGATTATCCATATGTCTCCACGGAgctcaaagacaaaaacaaaaaccaacaaaacaagtATACTGTCCACACCCAATTGCATCAACAGTATGTATACAAGCATGTTCATTATGAGGATAGAGGTAGTTGTTACTTCCCTCTACCCAGAGGTACAGAAAAGCTAACTGCCCTACAGAAAGGGCCGCGTCAGATCATACTCTCCGTTTGTAAATTTCAACCCAGGCTCCTTTTTTGATGACTTTGAGCCCAAAACGGACATAAGTTAAATCCAAAGCTCTATCACCTTCCATCTCAGTGTGGCTGTTCTCGGAGCTCTCAGCTCTGCCCCCAGCATCGGGAGATTTTGACTTGACGCTTTCTGCTTGGCTATTGGCTGGGGACAGTGCCTGGAAGGACGTGGTTTCCATGATGTCTGGACTTCGGCTCTGATACTCCTGGTCTCCCATCAGTGAGGATGAGTCGTTGGTCAAGCCGTCACTCTCCACCGAACCGTTTTCTCGGCTGCTCTGCCGCTGCAGGCCAAAAGGGGCAGGACCCACTTTCCCTGGGGCATCTAAAGATGCCATCATAGCGAACCCTAGAGCGGGCGATGCAGAGTGGATACTGGTGAGAGGCCCGGGGACCCTCAAGGAGCTACTGGGGCCCTCCTGAGAGCTGACCTCATCTACATCGATGCTTTCAACGACATCATCATGGCAGATGGCACTCGTATTGCCATTCTCACTGACCATCACCGGTTCGGGACCCGTAAAGTCACAGGGATTCTCCGGCAGGGGTGTGTTGGGAATCTGACCGCCCATGTGCATCCGAATATGCTGCTGCAACATCACGGCATTGGTAAACTTCTTCTGACAGATGGGGCAGGAATGCTGCGTCTTTATGGATGTGTTGGTTCGGTGAACCCCGAGGTGTGTCTTCAAGTTGCCTTTGGTAGAAAAAGCTCGGCCACAGATCTTACACTGGAACGGtctctccccagtgtgggtgCGGTAATGCATCTTGAGGGAGCTTTGGCAGCTTAGGACTCGGTGGCAAATGAGACATTCGTTGGGGTCAGTGGTGGCCTTGTCGATGTTCTCCACCAGCTGCTGCAATTTCAGGGTCTCTGACCCTGGCTCGGGGGCCCCACTCCCTTGGAAGCCACCAACCCTTGGGGAATTATGGTTTGGCCCCACCCCAGGGAGTGTGGGTCCACCCTCACTTTCTGGAGAAGGCCCGGGCTGCAGGTCATTGGGCAATGGGCCACCCATGAGGTCCTTTGGGTTAGTCCCTGAAGAGAGATTTTGAGGTAGCCCTACAGAGGGGGTTACAAGGACAGGTTTGCTGTCTAGAGAGAGACTGGACTCGTCTACAGGGACAGGTACAGAGAGTGCATAGGGGACGCCATTTCCTGCCGCCATTTTGTCCTGGAACTCGGCAAACAGCTGGGGGTTTGCCTTCACCTGGGGATGTCGGTGAAAGTGCACCTTGAGGTTGCCCTTGGTGGTGAAGCGATGACCACAGACAGAGCACACGAAGGGTCTCTCTCCAGTGTGGGAGCGGAGGTGGATCTGCAAGGAGCTATCTGTCCCAAAAACCTTGCTACAGTACTTACACTTGTGCTTGTAGAGGATGGCCTCGTCTTTGGGTTTGACATCCACTGCAGAGATGTTCGGtggcttccctttccctttcttggATGGGTCTAGTGCCACAGTGGAGAAAGGACTCTGGAAGAACACCGAGCCTGGGGTCTGGGGCAGCAAAGCACCCGGGAGGCGAGACATGACATTTGGGAGCACCCTTGTCCCATCTGGCTTCAGTGCAAAGGGCGTCAGCCCCGGGGACAGAGAGCTGGCAGTGGAAGGGATGTTGGCATGAGGTAGCTTGGGTTGTTTCAAGGCATCCAGAGACAGACCTTGGCTTCCAGCTTTCTGGCTGAGCAAAGCCACAGCTGCAGAAACCTGCTGGGACATGTGGCTGCCCAAGGTCTTCAGGGTGTCGGCTCCCGCCCCGCCTGAGTGGAGGGCATGGGCGGCCCACATGTTCACCTGAACGCGGATCTGCTCGGTGAGCTGGATCTGctgtagctgctgctgctgcagacaCAGGATTTGCTCAAGGACCCACGGGATGCTGTTGGCACCGGGCACAGGGGCTGGCAGTGCATCCGCGCTCCGCTGGTTCACCGCCACCTTGGTGCCCCGGAGTGCCTGCAGAGTCACATTAGTGTTGGCCACTTTGCCTTTGGGTAAATAGCTTATGTCCTGGGGTGTGGGTGGCAGAGCCGTCTCTGTCTTTAAGTACACCACTGACTCCACACCTGGCTTCTCCTTCATGTCCCCTGAGCTGCCACTGTGCTCCCTATGACCGTCCTTACTACTCGGACTAGGTGGCTGGTGACTCAGCACAGCTCCAGAGAAGTCTTCTGAAGGCACTGGCCCCTCGCTGTCATTCATGATGAGGACAGGTGGACTTTTAGTGCAATTTTTCTTATGCTCCAAGAATTCAGAGATGCTAAAGAATTCCGCACAGCATTTCTCACAGACGTGAGTCTCCTCCCGACGAAGCCGCTTTGCCGTCAATTCCTCCCCACTGGCTTCCTCATCATTCCTTGGGTGGTTCATTGGAGCACCTGTGACAAGAGAGAAAAAGCTAAGAACGGTGCCCCTCAAAAGAGTGTGGGGGAAGAATCCCAGCTCACAATCTAACAGAGCTCTTGGTTGTCTGTCGGAACAGGCAGGAGACAGTGTGAGGGAAATAAGTCATTCAGAGGAGCCTGAAATGAACAAACTAAGCACTTATGCTGTTGCTAGATGTgtctctccctgccacccccccaAAGATATGGCCAAGTCTTAACCCCAGCCCCACACCTGTGGATGGGACCTTATGTGGACACAGTCTTTGCAAATGTAAGTTGGTCCCTAAACTCAATGCCTGGTAtccttttaagaaaaaggaaacgGAGGTTTGAGACCGAGACACAGAGATAGGCCATGCGAAGATGGAGTTACGTGGCTATAAGCCAGGGATGGTTCGAAGCCAACTGACGGTAACAGATGAAATTCTCTCCTAGATCCTCTAGAGCAGCAGgtcccaacctttctggcaccagggactcatttcatggaagacaatttctacacggacagcagggcatggtggagctctgcagcccggggcttggggaccgcagctctagaaggaaccaaccctgctaacATCTAAATTTTAAATGCCTGGTCTTCAGAAcagtgagagaatacatttttattgttttgagccATCTAGTTTGTGGCAGTTTGTGACAGTAGCCTAGAACGTACACATAAGTTGTTAAAATAATTCCTTTCCAGACCCTGTGCACCCCACTCAGAGCCAGCTTGCAAAGACAAACGGATTTCACGCAGTCAAtaaaaaggacattggaaacctgCTCAAATAATGGTCACTGGTCTCCCTCCTGGGCCCACTGAAAGAGAAATTGCAGTAAATCACTCATTCAACCATTGTAATGACCACCTACCTACCAGGGACCATAAGAGCTTGAAGGGTATAACAACTAGCAGTACTAAATTCACTTGAAATGTGGAGAACACCGCACTGTGTGAATTCAGATAGGAAGGCCAAGAGAGATTCCTAGGAATAaattcacagatgggaaaacattGGGGGTAGGGGGAAGACTGCAACGTTTAAGAAAGATATGATCATAGAAAGACTTCAGTTATCTTCCAAGTTATGAAAAACCCCATTGAAAAGTCGTAACAGTTAGGACATTCAAACCAAACACAGCCCTATTCCTAAAAATGATCGATCCAAGGATTTCTTTTATAACCTGGGTCTATTCactttagggttagggctcgtctATACACTCTGTTTCTTGGACCTGTGCTTTTGCCAGATGCTTGAGGTCCTTTGCATAAGAGGCCTGGAGAAGTCTCTGGAAGCCACCTCATTgttctcacctcctgctgtgtgcccttgTACACCCCATCGCTAAGAAGCCCACTGGAGCTTGGGGCTTCAGGACAAAGACCTGGCCATCTCAGAGCCTATGAATCTAAACCACACAGTCACACAAGTATACAGCAATCTAGGTATGAAGAAGggtatttttggtagaaataaatgtttacagcagcaaaGAAGTAAATTTTGTTCCACCCATAGTACAAAAATTATGCAGAATTTCTGTATGCcatagaagtgaaaaaaaaataggttgcAGAACAGTATATAAACAAAACATGAccattttgtttaaaacaaaacctgCACTTGAAAAGTACGAATGCATGGAGAAAAGACCAGGAAGGGTTCCCACCACTGTACAATATTACTTTTTAGGTTACCAAACTAGCATATTTTATCTTTCAACTTCTTGAGTGATTATACTTCTTAAAACTCTAGGCTTTTTTGGACTGAGCAATTCACCAACAGTTTGGAGGAGGGACTGATCTTAAAGCATGGCCTTAATAAACTGTCTTAATCTTTACTAATTTCAGACTGGGTAATAACATGAAGTTTGTTGTGAGTTGGGGGCAGGCCAGGGCTGATCTAGCGATTGCCTGGCAATAACAGGGAGATATAGTAAGGAGGTCTACTAAACACGCATAATCACACACAATCGGATGGCAACCTCATAAAATAGATGCCTGGATTAAGTAAAGTTATCAGTGTAACCAGGACTGCTGAGAACAATGACTTGCAGTCATGTAATGCCTAATTCATTCAACAACAGTGCTCACCTCCTACTGAGTGcgaggcagggg
Proteins encoded in this region:
- the SALL4 gene encoding sal-like protein 4 isoform X2; translation: MSRRKQAKPQHINSEEDQGEPQPLQPTPEFADAAPAALAAGEPGAPMNHPRNDEEASGEELTAKRLRREETHVCEKCCAEFFSISEFLEHKKNCTKSPPVLIMNDSEGPVPSEDFSGAVLSHQPPSPSSKDGHREHSGSSGDMKEKPGVESVVYLKTETALPPTPQDISYLPKGKVANTNVTLQALRGTKVAVNQRSADALPAPVPGANSIPWVLEQILCLQQQQLQQIQLTEQIRVQVNMWAAHALHSGGAGADTLKTLGSHMSQQVSAAVALLSQKAGSQGLSLDALKQPKLPHANIPSTASSLSPGLTPFALKPDGTRVLPNVMSRLPGALLPQTPGSVFFQSPFSTVALDPSKKGKGKPPNISAVDVKPKDEAILYKHKCRSSLPSTFIRAQPTCVKVEVPGTFVGPSILSPGMTPLLGPPRRQPKQHGCTRCGKNFSSASALQIHERTHTGEKPFVCNMCGRAFTTKGNLKVHYMTHGANNNSVRRGRKLPMENAMAVLATEAKRVSEMFPKDVLAPSVNTEPVVWNQYTSMVNGGLAMKTNEISVIQSGGIPTLPVSLGASSVANSAPVSKMDGSQSGVGADGEKPGATDGVPKHQFPHFLEENKIAVS
- the SALL4 gene encoding sal-like protein 4 isoform X1, whose product is MSRRKQAKPQHINSEEDQGEPQPLQPTPEFADAAPAALAAGEPGAPMNHPRNDEEASGEELTAKRLRREETHVCEKCCAEFFSISEFLEHKKNCTKSPPVLIMNDSEGPVPSEDFSGAVLSHQPPSPSSKDGHREHSGSSGDMKEKPGVESVVYLKTETALPPTPQDISYLPKGKVANTNVTLQALRGTKVAVNQRSADALPAPVPGANSIPWVLEQILCLQQQQLQQIQLTEQIRVQVNMWAAHALHSGGAGADTLKTLGSHMSQQVSAAVALLSQKAGSQGLSLDALKQPKLPHANIPSTASSLSPGLTPFALKPDGTRVLPNVMSRLPGALLPQTPGSVFFQSPFSTVALDPSKKGKGKPPNISAVDVKPKDEAILYKHKCKYCSKVFGTDSSLQIHLRSHTGERPFVCSVCGHRFTTKGNLKVHFHRHPQVKANPQLFAEFQDKMAAGNGVPYALSVPVPVDESSLSLDSKPVLVTPSVGLPQNLSSGTNPKDLMGGPLPNDLQPGPSPESEGGPTLPGVGPNHNSPRVGGFQGSGAPEPGSETLKLQQLVENIDKATTDPNECLICHRVLSCQSSLKMHYRTHTGERPFQCKICGRAFSTKGNLKTHLGVHRTNTSIKTQHSCPICQKKFTNAVMLQQHIRMHMGGQIPNTPLPENPCDFTGPEPVMVSENGNTSAICHDDVVESIDVDEVSSQEGPSSSLRVPGPLTSIHSASPALGFAMMASLDAPGKVGPAPFGLQRQSSRENGSVESDGLTNDSSSLMGDQEYQSRSPDIMETTSFQALSPANSQAESVKSKSPDAGGRAESSENSHTEMEGRSSLPSTFIRAQPTCVKVEVPGTFVGPSILSPGMTPLLGPPRRQPKQHGCTRCGKNFSSASALQIHERTHTGEKPFVCNMCGRAFTTKGNLKVHYMTHGANNNSVRRGRKLPMENAMAVLATEAKRVSEMFPKDVLAPSVNTEPVVWNQYTSMVNGGLAMKTNEISVIQSGGIPTLPVSLGASSVANSAPVSKMDGSQSGVGADGEKPGATDGVPKHQFPHFLEENKIAVS